ttttattaattttgagtaatttttaACCCTTTTGTTTGGACCAATATGCTAGTCAATTCTCAACTCAATCGATCTGATTGATCAATCCAGTCATGTTCTAAGAACAGTAGTGACATCATCAAATCTTGACTGAATTCAAGTTTagaaaccaaaataaatttagtTACCAAGTTGAAGTACTaaagtgaaataaaaaatacatatattatagTGTACCTAATTAGGAACCAAAATTATAATCTCTAAAATTAATTTTACGTGCTTCTAAAGAAATTATATTCTTAATATTttaatcaaccaattttaaatttAACTATAATTATACTTTCGGTAcatgtaatattttaaatttctttttcttttaacatataaatcaagaaaatttttaaatatatattaatggtTTAAGGTTTttctatatttaatatatatttaatatagaaaattttaaatatatattaatggaTATATTTAATATATCCATCGTAATTCGAAATCGTTTGAACATGAAAAATAGTTAAGCATGACTTGATTAAATAGTTTGTTTAAAtctaattttaaattattctaaaattaataaatttaaacaaaataatCCAAATGTCAAGCTTGCATGATCATAATTCGAAAACACTCCGACATGAATCACGAGtattaaatttgattttaaggttaaatttattaaatttagttggaatttagaatcaaaatttattaattgAACTAGCTAGAATTAAAGTAAAATTAATTatgttaaaaaataatttgacCTTTTATGAAAGGTTAAtgatcaaatttaactaaaaaaataaaagttaaattgacaaaactttaaatattaaaggctaaatttaccattatgcatattataataatattaccCCATTATACTATTTATTACATGTCTTGCAATGTATTTTGTACCACAAATTACAATATATTTATTACACGACTACACAATTTCTTACAGCCAATATAATATATATGTCTTCTTACCTTCTCACTAATGGAAAACGTAATGGATTAAAAGGGATCGACACTACAAACAACACCATATCCAAGCCTAAACTTAATGTTAAAATTAAGTGActcgaattcttatttaaataaaatacgatgaaaaataaaataaaagtaaaatccatatagaactagacttcttttattttattttagaataaggttttttaaaccttattaaactccatctattttatattgattaggataaggtgttttaatcctactagaatatggctttacaagcctataaatagacatagtctattcctcttgtattgattcaaattttcgacatagtgaattttcttcttctctgcctgtggtttttttctgAAAggatttccacgtaaaatttgtgtgttttttattttattttattttttcacaaattggtatccgagcttccgggttgttcatctcaatcacagtaatggcgtatttgaagtatgaaattccgctgttagATCGCAAgaccagatttgcattgtggcagattaagatgcaagcagttcttgcgcagatggatctggaggatgccctgctagggatagataagatgccttcaacattaacagatgaagagaaaaatcgtaaggatcgaaaggcgttaacacaattacatctgcatttgtccaacgaaattttgcaggatatgatgaaagagaagactgctgctgcattatggaagaggctagaacaaatatgtatgtcgaaaactctaacaaacaagttgcatatgaagcagtgtctttatgctcatcgtttggaggaaggtgcgtctgtacacgaacacttaacagtgtttaaagaaattctctcaaacttggaggccatggaggtttagtatgataaggaagatctagggttgattctactttgtttgttgccccctgtcttattcaacctttagagacacgattttatatagccgcgagtctctcacagttgatgaggtttatgattctttaacctcgtatgataagataaagcatcttgtggttaaacccgactctcaaggagagggtctcattgttcgtgggagacaagatcggaatgctgatgatgatcgtggtaggacacaggaacggaatcctcgtggtaaatctaagggtagatcgaagtcttcaaacagaggtaaaacttgtaacttctacaagaagaaagggcacattaaatctgagtgctataagctacaaaataagattaaaagggaggctgcgaatcaaaagggaaaacaaccagaaaattccggtaaagctgatgttgtagaagactacagcgatggtgaacttctagtcgcttctgttaatgattctaaagtaagcgaggagtggatacttgattcaagctgcaccttccacatgagtcccaatcgagattggtttacaacttacgaaatagtgtctgaaagtgttgttttgatgggaaataattcttcgtgtaaaatcgcaggtgttggaacaattaaagttaagatatttgatggagttgtcagaacacttagtgatgtACGGTATGTtctagaattgaaaagaaatttaatttcgttgagtactcttgattcaaaagggtacagatacacagctgaaagtggggtttaaagatttccaaagggtcccttgttgtgatgaaagggcagagaaagattgccaagttatatattttgcagggttctactgttactggtgatgcagctgtcgcttcctcttccttgtcagatgatgatattactaaactttggcatatacgcctagggcatatgagtgagaatggtatggcaaaattgagcaaaagaggacttcttgatgggcaaggaatttacaaactgaatttctgtgagcactgtgtttttgggaagcaaaatagagttcgattcacaagaggaatccataacacgaagggaacgttagagtatattcattctgatctgtgagggccatccagagtgccttcgagaggtggagctaattatatgctaacctttattgatgatttttctaaaaaagtttgggcgttcttcctgaagcagaaaagcaatgtgttttccgcatttaagtcttggaaaattatgattgaaaaatagacgggaaaacagataaaatacctccgcacagacaatggcttagagttctgttctgatgagtttaatagattgtgcaagttagaagggattgtcaaaaccattttttgaaaaaatgggGTCGACTTGGTTTGAAagcgaaaattaaaacgggagtcgccaccgatctttattaggtgtgatcggatcacatttgttttaataaatcaattttagtttactaaaatagtgcctttggtctacgaaacttgagagaatgagttcgggagtcggttacgtgcgaggaaggattagcaccctcgacacgcccaaaaattggtaccgaattgattagttagtgtcctaatatcgaaaatttaaaaatcgggaagggatttgaaatacgatcttttctattaatattgactttaaaattcttgaattagttTGAATCgattgtttaaagatttccttatctcgagatatcagagtatcacatcccgtaagttaggacacaataccatgaattcccgagcacaaggtcgtctcTTAATTTAAATGAGAATTTCAtgtgttttaaaactcgaaaaggatatttagctatttagaaacAATAaggaaatcgaaaccccgtaagttagggcacgattccttgaTGTTCCAAAATGCAAAGCATTGCTTTATTTGGAAAATTTCGTTTTTGAATAGTAGCGAATTTGATACTTTCACATAAAacaatttattggatgaatgtaacGAGGTTTGATTTATTGGGGTGACGATATGAAATAAAGGTGTAGTGCGACATAGaacaatgataaaaatattacacAAGTGAATGACAATAATATGACAATACAAATAAGCGAATCATGCAATGGCAATAATCGTACAACATGCATCGTTTAAATACTAACATTAACAATCAAagataaatgaattaaataatcaaataaaaaatgAATAGCATAAAGTTACTTAAAATGAATAAGATGTAAGAAGAAACGAGATTAAAAGGATAATAAATGagttctaaataaataaatagataatatGCAAAGAGAATTTTAAAAGAAAGATCAACCATAtacaaaacaattttaaaagattataacAAGGTTAAAACCAATAATATATGTTTATGCGAAAGTATgaaacaaataatataaaaatcttaaggtaaataataataaaacattccAAAATATATAAATAGGGTTTTAAAATGAGGTACATATAACGATTTAAAGCAAGTAATAAAACAACAATTCACaaaaaacaagtttaaaataGTTTATAAAGCAAATTTAgagtaaataatataaaataagttaAGATAGTTGATATATGATTTCaatttaaaatagaataaaataatatatacatatatattaacctTAAGtgaatagtttttttttaaaaaaaattaaaataacatatgaaaacttaaaataaataatatgtggaAAAAGTGCTTTAGAGTAAATAATCTATAAATCTGGTCTtaacaaaaataatgaaaaagggtttgaataaataatatatagaGAGAATAAGGATAAATAATTTGgaataaataacatatataaaaacatagaaaactaAGTTTAAGCTGCATAATATATTaaagtttaaaatataaaatatgtaaaggtttaaaatgaaataatctatacgtaaaatataaaataaataatatgccaAATAATTTAAGATAATATATAGTAAGGCAGTAACTaaataaagaaatatatatatgttcataatCCAAGATAATATGTAGTAAACAATTTGAAATGTATGCTTTAAACCAATTTTaaataaacaatatataaaatagttTTAAGAGAGCTAATgtatataaaataacaaaagattTACAGCAGTTTaaagagtaaaataaaaataaaatagaaaagaaacaaaataaaataaatgaattaatgaataaatgaagcaaattaaaaataaatgcgaaaataATGAGTCGGGACTGCTTTGTAAGTCATCAATAAAATAATGGGGTACAATCATAAATACCAAAAGCTTCCAGGACTGCATTAGAAAGTCTTGCGAAGGACCAAGGCCCGAAAGAGCAAATATCCCAGGCCCTTTGATGCGCGGCGTTTTATTAGCTTAGTCCAGGGATGAAATCGGAAACGGAATAAAATAAATGGGTGaaatttaaaaaaggaaaaatgcaAACAGGGCTAAATGGAATGACTCAGGAAAGAAAGAGGGGCCATAACCGCAAATATCCCATTTTAAGGGCACAGACCCTTCTCCTTTGCCCAAACGACGCTGTTTCATGCAGTATTTAAatctgtttatttattttttttcttttattttgctttctccctgtttgaaaaaaaaaaaagagaatactCCCCCACCCCTTTTTCTCTTgcagctagggtttcaacacccatcatcGCCGGCGGTTCACCGTGTCAAACAGAGAGGGGAGCTCCGACGACGCGGCCATGGTGTAGATCCGGTAAGACTCTCTTCCCCTCCTCTTTCCTTTGTCTATTTtcgtataaaaataaaaataaaaaacaaataatacaaaaaaaatgAAATCGTAACATGGAACAAGACTAGAAATAAAATCAACCTTCTGCTTTTTTTGCTATTGTGATTTTGTTTGCTAAAGTTCGTGTCCCCCAAAAAAACTACAAATGGATGTTTCAATTTTATAACCGAATTACATAGATTCgctttttgttttttcttcttgtctgctattttttcttcttcgttTCTTGTGTTTCGCGTGCTATTTTCGTCTTGCAGGTGTCAGACGCGTGGAAGGCCGATGGTTGGTGCCCCAAGCGGTGGTGGTGGCGTGCGTGATGGCCAAGGGCAGAGGGGGGAGTGGCGGCTGAATTttggtggctagggttagggtggTTGCTGAAAAAAAGTTTAAGATAGTGGGCTGACTTGGGCTTTAGGGTTTTAGGTTATTGGGTTTATTTTGGGCTGAAATCTGGGTATTGGGTTTTAattaggttttgttttaattttgggccATGTATTGGactatttttttgtttatttggttTGGGTTCTTTTAGGCCAAAATTGGCTATtacagttgcccctctttgctcattctcgtgtaatgagaatggagcaaagaccttAAAATAGCCAATTTTGCCTAGTCTAACTGGATCTTGGCTTCTTAGTGCTTCTTTTCTTCTAATAGCCTCACTCCATCCCACTGCATCTTTAGGGGTATTGTAATTAATTCTATGGTTTGCTCCAATGTAATTTCAGGGGGAGGAGACTTGTagcttcgatcaactccgctGGAACTTCAAAGGGCTAAGACTTGataatttcaacctgctccactgcatcttcagggagATGAGGTTCGCGACTTCAACCCGCTCTATTGCAATTTCAGGGAGATAGTAATGGCTTTAATCGCTCtcgcaacttcagagagataagatttgccatgGTAGATTTGATCCACCCCACCGCAATTTCGAGGTACAGATTTATAGCTTTAATCGCTTCTCTCGCAACTTcggagagataagatttgctaatTTGATCTCGCTTCATTGTAACTCCAGAGAggcaagatctgtaattttcagcctattaccctaccgcTTAGGGGTTAAGGCTTGGTGGCTTGAATCGCTTCACTACAACTTCCGGAAGGCGAGATTCGTGCGTCTCGATCCGCTCATCGCAACTTCGGGAggcaagatctgtaattttcaaccTATTACCCTACCGCTAGGGGTTAAGGCTCAGAATTCAACTTGTTACCCTATCGctaggggttaaagcccatcatcttcgatctgtttccctactacttaggggtcaAGATCTGCGAATTCACCGATGTTGCTACACCATCCTCTACGGGTATTATCTGTAGAATCGGTTCCATGTaactatgcttatgccaaataattaggatgctatgatcgaaatgaatcaaatgctcctaactagatgtgttatgaatgatatatgaatgaaaatgtcattattTTTAATGCTTGATCGATATTACTAAATGGTTAATGAGATTTTATCAATGACGATTACTCTACCTTTTCTTCGATGGTATCTCCGCGAAAACCCGACGAATAATCACAATTTGGGATGTTATTTCACCAACGTTTCCAACCTTTGAATGTAGGGTAATTCAAACTAATCAGTCCCGTTTCAGGTCCTTGTATCATTTAGAAgaatttcagagtaatatgcagaactcttttttaatattattagtccattaatcatcaatttaatgaAAGACGCTTGAAAAAGATTATCGCAATAGGcaagatggaattttattgagAGCGAAGCTCAAGATGAACAAGGTAATTAAGATGGCACATTTGCTAAGATGCAAAACGAGAACCTATGAATTAATCAAAGTGGCACATTCTGCAAAACAAAATGAATAAGATAGGAATAAGTGCCCCAGATATCACAGTATAAGCTTCGTTGCACAAACTTCTCGAGgactttttgaactcggtatgtgtttggaagaccaagagtactttgttgatgccccactATGTAGCATCCCTCCCTCCTGTTAATTCAGAGAAGGCAAAACTACCGTATGCCCCATgttcgatcaaaatttgaattaccCATTcttgggttttcaattcaaacccctttggtctcaaagcgccctttcacgggttttcaccttggcctctcctttttttttttaggtaaaataCCTCTTGACCGAATCTGAATTAACGGGATTAGGCAGGCTCTTACCATCCATCTCGGTCAAAATCAGAGCCCCTCCAaagaaagccttctttaccacataaggcccttcccaattcggcatccatttccctctgaagtccttttgtatggggaggatctttttcaatacgaGGCCTcattcatggaattctctagggtgAACCTTCTTAttataagcccgcatcattctcttttgatacatttgaccatgacggataacctttagcctcttttcttcaatcaagttcaactggtcgtatcgagactggatccattctgcttcatctaatttTAGTTCTGAAAGTACGCGTAGAGAGGGAATCTCGATCTCAATAGGCAGAaccgcttccattccataaactaaataaaaaggtgTTGCCCCGGTAGAGGTTCTGACTGACGTCCGGtaggcaaatggtaatttctcgtgccaatctttataggtctcagtcatttttcctatgatcttcttgatgttcttattggctgcttcgactgtaccattcatctttgggcgatacggtgacgagttatgatgtttgatcttgaaatGGCTACAAACTTCCGCTatcgtgctgttgttcaaattcaatgcattgtcggatatgattctttcaggcatcccatatcGACATATAATCTCTTTCTTTAAGAACTTACCGACTGCCGACTTTGTGACGTTGGCGTAAGAAgtagcctctacccacttggtgaagtaatctatgaccacaaagatgaatcggtGTCTATTAGATGCCTTTGGTGAGATCGACCCAATAACATCCATAccccacatggagaaaggccatggagaagtcatgataTGAAGGGGTGAAGTAGGTACATGCATattatctccataaatttggcatttatggcacttcttggcatagttgatgcaatctccttccatggtagaccaataatatccgaatctcatAATCTGTCTGGCCAtggtgaaaccattagcgtgtgtttCGCAGACACCCTCATGAACCTCTTCCAGGATTTGCTTAGCCTCAACAGCGTCTATACATCTTAAGAGTACCTGATCCTTCTTTCTCTTGTATAGGATCTCTCTATCCAAGACATAGTCACTAGCCAGCCTTCTTAgtgtccttttatcattctcagttgcTTGGTCTGGGTATTCACGACTCTTCACATATCGTAAAATATCCTGGTACCAAGGATGatcatctttctcttcttcttcttcaatgttGCAGCAATAAGCcggagcctcataaatactcatttggataggcttcatatcctcttatttattcactttgatcatagaagctaaggtttccaaagcatcagccatctggttttcgtctcgTGGAAGGTAGCAGAAAGTGATATCGTCAAAATCCTCGATTAACTCAAGAACCGACCTTCGATAATTGATCGACttagggtctcttgtctcccattcccTTTAAGTCGATAGATCACTAATGCgaatccccatatacctctagcactttaatcttacgttttattctttttaattcctATGATACATGCTTCAGATTcgccatattatttgtgcaatcaaaatccagttTCTTTGGTGAAAGGATAATGATCTCTGTTTGGGGATACAAAGATCGCCTGATTCCGTTACTCCACTGACATTTGAAGCTGGTCAAAATTCGGTTTCCACAGTGACCTTCTTGAGAATCTTCTTCCGTGGTCGCAACGTACATTAGGTCTTCATTCGGGAAGTCAAAACTCAATAGTTCATAATCTTCTAaagctctactagccagaaaatctgctattgcactccccttTACAGCCTTTTGGTTCACGTAGACTATGTCAAACtcagaaagcaaaatttgccaacGAGCCATTCTTCCGTTCAAAGCATTTGACTCCATCACATACTTCAAAGGATCTAGTTTCGAGAtaagccaagttgtgtggtacaacatgtattgtctcagtcttcgggttgtccaaattaaagcacaacacaacttctcaatcgacgaatatcttgtctcacattcggtgaatttcttgctgagataATATATCGCTTTCTCTTttcttcctgactcgtcatgttggcccAACACGCATCCCATGGAGTTTTCAAACACTGTCAAGTATAGTATCAGTGGTTTATCCGGGCAAGGTGGCATCGAGACAGGGCACTAGACAAATAATGTTTGACTTTATCGAAAGTTTTCgcattcctcatcccaaacaCCTGGATTATGCTTCCTAAGAAGAcgaaatatagggtcacatttctccgtTAGTTGTGAGATGAAacgggcgatgtaatttaattttcctaggaaacctcgaacttctttttgagtgcgtGGTGGGGGAAATTcttgtatagccttgactttatcTCGGGTCAATCTCGATTCCCTTCTCACTGACTACAAATCCCAACAATTATCCTGACCTAGCCCCGAAGGTGCACTTTGCGGGATTGAGCTTTAGTTAGAACTTTCTTAATCTCAAGAATAGTTTCCTCAGGACTTGCACATGCTCCTTTTCGGTTTTGGATTTTGCAATCATGTCGTCAACGTAAACTTCGATctccttgtgcatcatgtcatggaacaaagttaccatggttctctgatatgttgctcttGCGTtctttaatccaaatggcatcactttaTAACAAAACGTTCCCCACATGGTTATAAATGTTGTcttttccatgtcttcag
This is a stretch of genomic DNA from Gossypium arboreum isolate Shixiya-1 chromosome 11, ASM2569848v2, whole genome shotgun sequence. It encodes these proteins:
- the LOC128283844 gene encoding uncharacterized protein LOC128283844, whose translation is MRPDVLLKIKEEVKKQFDAGFLQVVKYSEWVANIVPVLKKDGKVQMCVDYRNLNKACPKDNFSLPHIDTLVDNTAGYSLFSFMDGFSGYNQIKMHPEDMEKTTFITMWGTFCYKVMPFGLKNARATYQRTMCPVSMPPCPDKPLILYLTVFENSMGCVLGQHDESGRKEKAIYYLSKKFTEYPLKYVMESNALNGRMARWQILLSEFDIVYVNQKAVKGSAIADFLASRALEDYELLSFDFPNEDLMYVATTEEDSQEGHCGNRILTSFKCQWSNGIRRSLYPQTEIIILSPKKLDFDCTNNMANLKHVS